One part of the Lycorma delicatula isolate Av1 chromosome 7, ASM4794821v1, whole genome shotgun sequence genome encodes these proteins:
- the wtrw gene encoding ankyrin repeat domain 61 water witch → MSVKRVTTSRPSLDRAVSVNIDERSIKSKSVTPLFMGRWRSFRSRTTSFTNPQQFSNLSGRINFGGDSPPAEELVDYSDSFDDTTIADELSVKICKESIRQSILDHMRISGGDVKLLHDIESNKYSLSSDEDNNDDNIDNIFKNLSPSERNFTFLWCAFMKRHDLFDILFRYNVDLNYTLITEGFSAIHLSSFSGCAKCIKWLISKGCDVNHTPDTHTPLHCAVWGNTPDTVRLLLNSGAKVSDTVIHYAVRANAVECLQMLLDRGVDVNTIDACGTAPLHIAADRRMSQCMKMLLNNSKLDPNIATRDKQMTALHYAAEGGYVECVQMLLSRGADCTKKNKKGQVPLHLAAKSQSVDCIEALLKAKSPIDAQDNDNRTPLHAAVGKALLAFNSVEILLKWGADVKIQDRYGYTALHVAALNELIQCVDILIMHDADVSSRTKGGVSALSIVARKTPSCLTTICKKLDASISLHDPEASNREVELKLDFRYLLRHSYGGEVGLLKTLIDEGQKSMLEHPLCGAFLYIKWLKIRRFYFCRLLLSAMFVLLLTTYVLTALAHYCYNASVMRRSPSFNPNNMSIDEQLCKNNSAMYYVLIESPHSMQLIWYVLVIFCLCEISRKLMSVAGYSTLRYYFFHLGNVFEWFSIISVFVISFRYTNQTYTWQNHVGAFSILFGWANLMLMIGQLPVFGTYVAMFTKVLKEFFKLLVAYLCVLIGFTVSFCILFPTFTAFQNPLYGIVKVLVMMTGELDMDMLKEDSDSGKITALHITSYIIYTLFVLFVAVVLMNLVVGIAVHDIQGLHKTAGLSKLVRQTELISFLELALFQGYLPDKITNLLKFSALITPAAYRVVLHVKPLNPREKRLPKHILSAAYDIARDCYNKSNCPPGTVTTHRYAISKENKTLTEEIKQLKDIINEQQNNMIKQENLLSEIVRTLKHNKDIEDQIEDK, encoded by the coding sequence GGGACGTTGGAGGAGTTTTCGTTCAAGAACTACATCATTTACAAATCCGCAACAGTTTTCTAATTTAAGCGGTCGAATAAATTTTGGGGGTGATTCGCCACCTGCGGAAGAACTCGTCGATTATTCGGATAGTTTTGATGATACTACTATTGCCGATGAATTAAgtgttaaaatttgtaaagaatcgATCAGACAAAGTATTCTCGATCATATGAGAATATCTGGTGGTGATGTGAAATTGTTACACGacatagaaagtaataaatacagtttaagtAGCGATGAAGACAATAACGATGATAatatcgataatatttttaaaaatttatcgccTTCCGAAAGAAATTTCACTTTTCTATGGTGCGCTTTTATGAAAAGACACGATCTATTTGATATCTTATTTCGGTACAACGTCGATTTGAATTATACTTTAATCACGGAAGGTTTCAGTGCGATACATTTGAGTTCCTTTAGCGGTTGTGCTAAGTGCATCAAGTGGTTAATAAGTAAAGGATGCGACGTAAATCATACACCGGACACTCATACCCCTTTACATTGTGCCGTATGGGGTAATACCCCAGATACTGTCAGGTTGTTGCTGAACAGCGGTGCGAAAGTCAGCGATACCGTAATCCATTACGCTGTACGCGCCAATGCCGTCGAATGTCTGCAGATGTTATTGGATCGTGGTGTCGATGTCAATACTATTGACGCTTGTGGTACAGCACCTTTACATATTGCCGCCGATCGGAGGATGTCACAGTGTATGAAAATGCTATTAAATAACTCGAAATTAGATCCTAATATAGCGACACGCGATAAACAGATGACTGCGTTGCATTATGCGGCCGAAGGCGGTTACGTGGAATGCGTTCAAATGTTATTATCTAGAGGAGctgattgtacaaaaaaaaataaaaaaggacagGTCCCTTTGCATCTGGCCGCTAAATCTCAAAGCGTCGATTGTATAGAAGCTTTACTAAAAGCAAAATCACCCATCGATGCCCAAGACAACGATAACAGAACACCGTTACATGCTGCTGTCGGTAAAGCTCTTCTCGCTTTTAATtcggttgaaattttattaaagtggGGTGCAGACGTTAAAATTCAAGATCGTTACGGTTATACTGCGCTTCATGTGGCCGCATTAAACGAATTGATCCAGTgtgttgatattttaataatgcatGATGCCGATGTTAGTTCTAGAACTAAAGGCGGTGTGTCGGCACTAAGTATTGTAGCCCGAAAAACGCCCTCTTGTTTGACtactatatgtaaaaaattagacGCTTCGATTTCACTACACGACCCCGAAGCTTCTAATAGAGAAGTAGAACTGAAACTGGACTTTCGTTATCTTTTAAGACATTCATATGGAGGTGAAGTCGGCTTACTAAAAACTTTGATAGATGAGGGACAAAAAAGTATGCTGGAACATCCATTGTGTGGtgcatttctttatataaaatggcTTAAAATAAgacgattttatttttgtagattgtTATTGAGTGCTATGTTTGTATTGTTATTGACCACTTATGTTTTAACTGCTCTTGCCCATTATTGTTACAACGCATCGGTGATGAGGAGATCTCCGTCTTTTAACCCGAATAATATGAGTATCGATGAACAGTTGTGCAAAAATAATTCGGCTATGTATTATGTATTGATTGAGAGTCCTCATTCTATGCAGTTGATTTGGTATGTACTGGTGATATTTTGTTTATGTGAAATATCGCGTAAGCTTATGTCAGTTGCTGGTTATTCTActttaaggtattatttttttcatttaggaaaTGTTTTCGAATGGTTCTCTATTATCAGTGTTTTTGTTATATCCTTTCGGTATACAAATCAAACTTATACCTGGCAAAATCATGTCGgtgcattttctattttatttggatGGGCTAATCTTATGTTGATGATCGGTCAGCTTCCTGTTTTTGGTACATATGTCGCTATGTTCACCAAGGtgctgaaagaattttttaagttattagttGCTTATCTGTGCGTTTTAATCGGTTTTACAGTcagtttttgcattttatttccCACATTTACAGCTTTTCAAAATCCTTTGTACGGTATTGTCAAGGTTTTAGTTATGATGACAGGTGAATTGGATATGGATATGTTAAAAGAAGATAGCGATAGCGGCAAAATAACGGCTTTACATATTACTTCATATATCATTTACACATTGTTCGTTTTATTTGTAGCCGTAGTATTGATGAATCTTGTTGTTGGTATTGCAGTTCACGATATTCAAGGATTACATAAAACAGCCGGTTTATCAAAACTCGTGAGACAGACagaattaatatcatttttagaaTTGGCTTTGTTTCAGGGATATTTGCCcgataaaataactaatttattgaaattttctgcGTTGATAACTCCAGCTGCTTATAGAGTAGTATTACATGTTAAACCATTAAATCCAAGAGAAAAACGTCTACCTAAACATATATTGTCGGCTGCATACGATATAGCTAGAGATTGTTATAACAAAAGTAATTGCCCACCAGGTACTGTGACTACCCACAGGTACGctataagtaaagaaaataaaacattgactgaagaaataaaacaactaaaagatattattaatgaaCAACAAAACAACatgataaaacaagaaaatttattatccGAAATAGTTAGGACATTGAAACATAATAAAGATATAGAGGACCAAATAGAAGATAAGTAG